One stretch of Armigeres subalbatus isolate Guangzhou_Male chromosome 2, GZ_Asu_2, whole genome shotgun sequence DNA includes these proteins:
- the LOC134214645 gene encoding uncharacterized protein LOC134214645 produces MLTTNSKDPPVGSNFRNPRLKETVPSSSSPQPIRPSEAASCQREGREEQAKKHPKVSIQHGIDSRRSDICSSEYETKSSSSSESGWSFTESRSRTPRKKHVHRSNTPKPVSEWHLKYDGSDDGRSLINFVREVEFLAKSENMSQKQLFRSAIHLFTGSARTWFMSGTDNQEFSSWSQLVQELKREFLSPDHNHTFETRAVARKQGPRESFHDYFQILQGLFSSLTKPLTERRKFEIVFRNLRSDYKSHAVAADIDNLVDMKKFGRKLDGTYWFKYQSHPLTNDSSSRVKLSQVNELNSREKQESNLENRVSRASYDESDYTAGISDSSTGRRVVQDYQSPKNGYCFNCRLKGHHARNCERPRHKYCHNCGFHNVDTDSCPYCEISGNSDQ; encoded by the coding sequence ATGTTGACCACAAATTCCAAAGATCCACCCGTCGGATCGAATTTCAGAAACCCGCGTCTGAAGGAAACGGTTCCAAGCAGCTCCTCACCCCAGCCAATACGGCCATCGGAGGCTGCTTCTTGTCAAAGAGAAGGCAGGGAAGAGCAGGCCAAGAAACATCCTAAAGTATCGATTCAACACGGAATAGACTCTCGTCGGTCGGATATTTGCTCGTCGGAATATGAAACGAAAAGTTCATCCAGTTCGGAATCTGGATGGTCATTCACAGAATCGCGTAGTCGAACCCCTCGGAAAAAGCACGTTCACAGATCGAATACACCCAAGCCTGTTTCGGAGTGGCATCTGAAATACGATGGATCAGACGACGGACGATCCCTTATTAATTTCGTGAGAGAAGTTGAATTTCTGGCGAAATCGGAAAACATGTCCCAGAAACAACTTTTTCGATCCGCGATACACCTATTCACCGGTTCGGCACGAACTTGGTTTATGTCAGGTACGGATAACCAAGAATTTTCGTCGTGGAGTCAATTAGTTCAGGAGCTAAAACGCGAATTCCTCAGCCCTGATCACAACCATACGTTCGAAACACGCGCGGTCGCAAGAAAGCAAGGTCCTCGCGAAAGCTTTCATGACTATTTTCAAATCCTTCAAGGACTCTTCAGTTCGCTAACGAAGCCTTTAACTGAGCGGAGGAAGTTTGAAATAGTATTCCGGAACTTACGGAGCGATTACAAAAGTCACGCGGTCGCGGCGGATATTGATAATCTCGTCGATATGAAGAAATTCGGTCGAAAACTAGATGGAACGTATTGGTTCAAATACCAATCGCATCCACTGACGAATGATTCGAGCTCTCGCGTAAAACTATCGCAGGTAAACGAACTGAACAGTCGCGAAAAACAAGAATCCAATCTCGAAAACCGGGTATCTCGCGCGTCGTATGACGAATCTGATTATACCGCCGGAATATCAGACAGCTCCACGGGTCGGCGCGTCGTTCAAGATTACCAATCCCCGAAAAACGGTTATTGCTTCAACTGTCGCCTGAAAGGTCATCATGCAAGAAATTGTGAAAGGCCGAGGCACAAATATTGTCATAATTGCGGATTTCACAATGTAGATACGGATTCATGTCCATACTGTGAAATATCCGGCAACAGCGATCAATAA